The nucleotide window NNNNNNNNNNNNNNNNNNNNNNNNNNNNNNNNNNNNNNNNNNNNNNNNNNNNNNNNNNNNNNNNNNNNNNNNNNNNNNNNNNNNNNNNNNNNNNNNNNNNNNNNNNNNNNNNNNNNNNNNNNNNNNNNNNNNNNNNNNNNNNNNNNNNNNNNNNNNNNNNNNNNNNNNNNNNNNNNNNNNNNNNTCGAGGAtcgggatgaaaaaataaaaatttgaagttgaaaatattttttaaaaacaaacttaaatttttttctttttgaagggggTTGGGGGGCTGATAGGGGGTTTGATAGGGGGGCTGATTGGGTgaggggtaaaaaaataaaaaattgaaattagaaatatcttttaaaaataatttttaatatttttttggaagggggtgggggtaggggtaaaaaaattgaatttaaaaacaagctttaaatttttattttttttggggggaggggTGGTTGGGAGNggggggggggggttggttGGGGGTGGTTTGAGGGTACggacaaaataaaatgattttttcaacaaaaaaataattgtaatttgaagttgaagagagttttggaaaatgttttccttaaatttaGAAGGGaagttattttccttaaatttgaggaaaatgagttgatttggaaaacatttgcCAAAACATTtagccaaccaaacatgagaaaattgaaaaacattttccggaaaatattttccttcataccaaacacacccttagttaGGCATCAATTGCCATCACAAATATTGGACGAAAGCAAGTATTTGTTCAAATCctactttattttttcaatttgatttggTTCTTTTTCATTTCTGTAATCATGATGGGTGTTGGTCCTAAGGGGTCTGATTTGATAATTTGACGAATAATATTTGGTAACGTCTTTGTTTATTAGTTCATCAATTTATTTACTCACCCCATGACTATGCTTAATTAAAGCATCCAAAATCAACCGTCATGGGatcgtttggtacaaagatgCATAATACAGAGATTagtttttatcaagtgtttggttcatgtTTCCCATTTAATCTTATGTTTGATTtaaaattctagaaaaaaattctttcctattatacccttgagtTACTATgagattttatatttcatttaatttatcaaattaaatactaaaatatatttaaaaatttattattaaattttgaggTGTGATATGCCACCATAGAGATCCTTGATAGTACGGTATAACCTTAAACTTAACATAGATTTAAGGctacttaaattgttcaaatacacaaaacttatttttaaaaaaaaatagttcatcGACGaactacatttaaaaaaaaacccgaaaaaaccaactcaatataacaaatcaaacatggagaaaaaattattaatttgtgAAATCATCAAATTACATGGAACGAATTTAGagaatttaaaagaatatttataaatattctcatatgaataaaaaagagcattaaattacaaaaaaaaaaaataggaaaaaagatTCGGAGATAGTTTAGTAATTTAGGGGTCTTATCCAAGGATTGTTAAACCTTAGATTAGTTATCCCTCCCTTTTCTAGGGATAAAATAAGACCTTGTATGAagtataactaattcatggatTAAGTTAAATAAAGTAACCAAACAATGTTTTTGTTGGACTAAATTTTAATCCATGGACTATTTTGATCAATACCTCCTACCAAACGGGTCCTAAAGGTAATGGCAaaaatactctttaattatgatttttttttctttttagattgacataattattactattaaattgtatatttatcgAATTATGAATATGTTAAGGGCAAATTTaggaaagaaattaaatacCTTTTTGATTTTGTCGAACATCAATTATTTTGTACGGAAGAGAGTATGATTTTTCAAATTCGATTTTCTTTTCGCTCTTTAAGATTGAGTTACATGCCTCTCTATATTTCAAATAAGAAATGCACACAGCAAACAAAAGGAACGTAGTACATATTTTTCTAATAGTAGTACATTTTCAGGGCAAAAATGTAGGAGGCTTTCTAATTAGAGTTGCTTGCTCAAAGCCATAGGCAATTTCAATTAATTTAGGCTCTGAGCCTTTCAACCCACTAAAACAAGTGCCAATAGGCACCCCTTTGTCATAAGCAGCTGGCACACTAATTGCTGGAAATCCACCAATTGCAAGAACTGCAGCAACACTAGAGCCAGCAGTAACCAATGCATCCAACTTATACTTTTTCATCAACTTTTGGAATCCATTTCTTGTTAATCTTGACAAATTCTTCAAAGCTTTCAATTCTGTTTCCCCAATTCCATTTGTAGATTCAGCTGCCAAAAATATATCTTGACCAAATTCCTTTAGCATCTCCTGAAATGAGaaatcaaagttgagtgactttctgtgaAACTGAAACTTAGTTGGATGACAACTAGTGAAGTTAATTCGGTCATATCGACTCAATCTTGTAGATTATTTGATCATGAATAACGTACCAGTTCGGGATTTTTTTGATTGAAGATTATAATATCTGATAAGGATCGAACAGGGGAATCGATTAGCTCTTTTAGATAAACATTTAAGGCTATCTTGAATTCAGCCAATACTGCTGATGCTTCACCACTCAGATTAAAGTCTAAAATTGTCTCAAGGTTGGCTATCATCACATTGTCTACCAAGACTGCACCTTGTAGCCTGCATTTGAGGAAAACAGGAAATTGTCTGAATGTGGTCTTTACATTCCAACATGATATTAAAATAGGCAGAGATCCTAAATTCAACTCTCACTGCCATCCGTTATATCTTCACAGATTAAGATTTTAGACGTACctttttaacaaataatgatATCTTCAGAAACAACTAGCTAAGTTACCTTAGTGTTTGGAGATGTTTCTCAAAAGCTTGAGCGAGGGCAGGATTATTAGTGAAATTGAAGAAGGGGTCTCTCACTATTCCAATTCGCTTGCCGTTAAGGCCATCTACTTTCAGAAATTGAGTATAACCACCACGAGGAATGAATTTAGCTGCTGCAGCAGTTGCAGCTGCGTCATTGTGGTCAAAGCCTACGATGGCATCAAGAACATGAACAGCATCTGCTACTGTTCTGCCAATTGGCCTGTTCAACCAACGCATATGACAAGTTAGTATTGTTGTATTGGTATCGTTCAGAAGAAGTATCAAATTAACGGATGTGGATTTAGAATGTGTGTACCCAACAGTGTCTTGTCTAGGTGTAACTGGGATGACCCCTGCTCGACTAGTGAGTCCAATGGTTGGTTTGATGCCTACAACTGCATTGGAACTGGCCGGGCATAAGATTGAACCACGGGTCTCTGTCCCTATTGACACAGATACCATGTTTGCTGCCACTGATATTGCTGATCCACTACTCGAGCCACAAGGGTCCGTGGAGAGAACGTAAGGATTCTGCATAGAAAAAGTGTGTACCTCTCATTAGTTCATTGCATAATTTTCCCATCATAGACTGCTTTTTAGTGGTGTTACTATTcggaagtatttttttttatagctcCAGTTGACATATATAACTTACCTTTCCTTGTCCACCTCTAGGACTCCAGCCATTGGGCGCCTTTAGCGTCCGAGAGTGAGCCCACTCACTGAGGCTAGCTTTCCCTAGTACAATCGCACCAGCTCTTCTCAGCTTTGTCACTACACCCGCGTCACGGGGCATCACTGATCCCAGTAATGAAAATGATCCAGCGGTAGTGTTAAGCTTATCTTTTGTTGCAATGTTATCCTTAAGAAGGATTGGAACACCACGCAACATTGACAAAGAGCTTGCTGACTCGTTCCTCTCTTTGTCAGCCCTGTCAGCTTCCAAGAGTGCATCGGGATTTATCTGTTAAagacataattaagtaaataagaatatatttttatatgagATAATTACACATTTCAACATAATTACCTCAATGACACTTTTGAGAACGGGATTAAGCCGTGAAATTTCTCCAAGGTAGAACTCCACGAGCTGCCTCGATGTAAGCTGGTTTTGGCTAAAAGCAAGGTGCAGATCGCTAATGCTAGCTTCTTTAATCGAGAATGCATGGCAAATATCAATATACGACCATCCAAAAAGTGATATGGCCGTAAGAGTAAGTAATGCGGACAAAGAATAAACATTCATGTCAAGCAGACCACCTAAAAAGTGGATCTAATTGCACTTCACTCTCcaaattatttatgatatttgagTCCACAGGCTCTTTAAAATCTCTATTGAGtaattttggtcaaagtactTATGCCGGCGGTATCCGGCAACTGTCTCCTTATATGGAGGTATATTTTAGATCGACTAATTAGATCCTGTGCCTTATTCTTTCTTGAATTAATCAACAAAAGGAATAATTCAGCTGGGTGCTATTATTCTGAAACAGAGAATGAAATCTAGTCATAATAAAGAATGGGTATAGAAGAAGAGTAAAGACATAAATACACAATCAAAGTTGTCCCGTATTTtcataaagacaccttaactttcaaAGTGTCCTATCACACCACAgaactatttaatatctttgtaaatgggccattttgacccattccctCGTCTATTTAGTAGTGCGTGTTGCTCACTCCCTATGATGAGAAAAGACCCGACCCGACCCTGTTCTTTGAAGAAAGtcatttctccttttcttttcttatttctcaactttccctaaaatctaaagaaatagAAAAGTTTTCTCAACAACTTTAAGTATGAGTGAAATAGGTCTAAAAATAGAGGAGATTAGATAAAGGATTCAATCCAATTACTTTGGAAGTGGGTCCTGAATTTTTGCTGCATCATTGCAGCTTCGAGGGATCCTAAGTTTCCATACACTAAGAACCATTGATTCTTAGGTGAAGTAATACAACGGCCGGTTTAAAACACGGGGCAAGATCTAGTACAGGTGTAAGGGTTGATTAACAGATTAAGCATGCATGGATTAATACTTCTCTACACCGCATAGAATCTCAATTTCCAGGAGCACACAACATGATGGAAGCGGAGCCCTCCCCATTGgacaaaatgaagaaataaatgttAATGTTCCCTTTGTTGTTTTCCTAATATTGGTAGTTGAGATATTGTTAGGATATTATAGTTTTTCGTTGTTACAGGTTGATCTTGCTTGGAAAAAACCATGAAATCAAAAAATTAGGGCTATTTTGGGTTTAAAATTGGGGAAGATGACATaaattgattatataattaataataaagaaagctAATAACACGTGGCACTTTTAAATTGGTCCATGGCAGTGAAAGCACGGAATGACGCGCCTCACGTGCGTGGTAACAACCCAGACGagggaatgggtcaaaatggcccatttacaacgatattaaatagttctgtggggtgataggacactttgaaagttaaggtgtctttatgcAAATACGGGACAACTTTGATTGtgtctttatgtcttttctctatagaagaataaaaataaaaaataaaaaaaatcctcaaCAGGGGATCGGAAGATAACAATTAAGTGAGAAACAATGTCTCTGAAATTGGGGGgaaaaaagaaggaaacaaTTTAGCACAAATAGTCAAACTTGAAGAAACTGTTTTGACTACAACTAAGAGATTTAGCATTGTGCAGTAAAATAAAAGCATTCTATTCTATTAGTTCAACATTGCACCATTAGCTCCACATTCAGCAGCAAGCAACGTTCTTTGCTTTCTTCATTCCAAATATACTCAATCTTCAGGGTAAAGCAATATTAAATTACAGAAGGAGGTCGTCGAACTTTGCTAGATTGCTCAAAGGCATAGGCAATTTCAATCACCTTTGGTTCAGTACCCTTCAAACCTCCAAAACAGATGCCAAATGGCATGCCATCACTTTCATACCCGGCTGGAATGGTTATTACTGGGTAGCCACCTCTTGCAAAAACGGGAGAGGCACGTGAACCAGGCACGACCATTGCATCAAGCTCATGGTGGTTCATCATTTTCTCAAATCCATTTTGTGAAAAGCTTTTCAACTTCTCCAcaactttcttctcttcttctccataTCCGTCTGTCTTCTCGGCTTCTATAAAAGTATGTTGGTCAAACTCAGCAAGTTTTTCCTGTAATCAAAAGGTTCATTGGACATTTTCATGTTACTTCATAGTATGTAAACCACAAAAAACAAATGACAATTTTTATTCCACTTCCATCCAACTGTTCCTGTTTCTTGATATTAGTTTTACTTAATGACTAAAGACCTTTGTTGCAAAGTAAAGTGTGTACCAACTCAGAGTTGCGTTCATTAAAAGCGATAATGTCGGCCAATGACCTGACAGGAGAAGTAATCAACTCTTTCAGGTGAGCATTGATTGAGCTCTTGAATTCAGCCATCATCACCAACGCTTCACCGCTGTGATTTGAATCCATAATCTCTTCAATATGTTGTATGCTCAGGTTGTCTACCAGAACTGCTCCTTCTTGTCTTAAATTCCAACATCAAGTCCAccaaataattacaaataaaacGAACTAAATAGgacttgttatttttatttgtgattttgcAGATAAAAGGTGACTTTGAGGTAACAAAGCTTCATACCTTAACAAATCTAGGTGATGCTCAAAAGCTGATTTTTCGATTGCTCCATGTATCATTTCCACAAATGGGTGTCTGACAATGCCTATTCGCTTCCCTTTTAGACCATCTTCCACGAGAAACTGTTTGTAGCCACCCTCAGGAATATATTTAGCTGCTTCCGCGGTGACTTCATCTCTTGGATCTGATCCAACAATTACATCAAGCATGTAAACTGCATCTGTAACATTCCTGCATATAGGCCTGAATAACAAGGAAATGTTCTGTTTAACACAGCTTCCTTAAAAATTAACATCAATTTCCTGAACACACCTTCACTTGTGCAATGATATGATAACAGAACACTGGTCAGATTTCGGATAATTACTCTTCTACTTCTTGTGttaatcaacaacaacaacatacccagtgaaatcccactaggtggggtctggggagggtagagtgtacgcagaccttgccactacctcgtgcgaggtagagaggctgtttccgaaagaccctcagctcaggtacatcaaatccaagtaaaagGCGAGGAAGACAGTGTATATACATACCATCCAATACGAAAGATAATATACAATCAACAAAGGAAGACAATAACATCAATAAACAATGAGAGAAGTGAAACgcaataaacaacaaaaggcTATCGATatcacagacaagaactgcAATTGCAAGACTAGGACTACTACACACGCTAACAACCCCTACCCTTGCAAGGAGAGACAACACGctagccctactaaccttcaaccttaatacgagacctccactccttcctatctagagtcatgtcttcggtaatgtgaagctgagccaagtcctgtctaatcacctctccccaatacttcttaggcctacctctacccctctgCGTACCCTCTACAATCAgcccctcacacctcctcactggggcgtctgcgcCCCGTCTCTGCACATGACCAAActatctcagtctcgcttccctcaacttgtccaccacagaggccactcccaccttctcccggataacttcattcctaatcttatcacTCCTAGTATGCctacacatccatctcaacatcctcatctccgcaacctGCATTTTCtgaacatgtgagttcttgactggccaacactccgctccatacaacaaggccggtctaactaccactctgtagaacttacctttaagtctaggtggaattttcttatcacacaagactccagaggcaagcctccatttcatccaatgaaaccccaatgcgatgtgtgacatcatcatcGATGTCGCCACTTCCTTGTATTACagacccaagatacttgaaaCTTTCTTTCTTAGGAATGATCTGTGTGGCAAGTCTCACTTCTACATCTGCCTCATCCAACGCATCACTaatttgcaccccaaatattctgttttggtcctactcaactTAAACCCTTTGGACTCAAGCGTTTGTCTTCACACCTCCAACCTCGCATTAACTCTGTCccaatcagtactatgtcatctgcaaataacatacaccatgggacctcctcctgaatagaccgcgtcaactcatccatcaccaaagcaaatagaaAAGGGCTAAGGACTGATCCTTGGTGCAACCCCATCTCAACTGGGAAATGTTCCGAGTCACCTCCAACCgttctaacccgagtcttggctccaccgtacatgtcctttatcgccctaatataaatcatcgggacacctttagcctccaagcacctccagaggacattcctcggtactttgtcataggccttttcaaggtcaatgaacaccatatgtaggtctctcttcctttctctatatttttctaccagtcttcgcataagatgaatggcttcggtCGTCGATCGTCccggcatgaatccaaactgatTCTCAGAAATGGACACCCCTcttctcaccctcatctccaccactctctcccaaatcttcatagtaTGGCTTAGCAATTTGATACCCCTGTAGTTGTTACAGTTCTGGATATCACCCTGGTTTTTATACAACGGaaccattgtactccacctccattcatcaGGCATCTTTGCtgtcttaaaaataacattaaacaaCCCAGTCAACCACTCTATACCTGCCTTGTCCGTGCTCTTCCAAAAATCCACCGGAATCTCATCGGGTCCGGTCGCTCTTCCCCTGCTCATCCTACTAATAGCACGTATAACCTCCTCGCTCCTAAAACACCTGCAGTACCCAAAGTCCCGAAGTCTTTCCGAGTGTGCCAAATCACCCAACACAATGTCTCCGCCCCCTTCTTGTGTTAATCAGTagtaataaatttaaagaaagcaAGTAAAGAAAATACGCTCACCCAACAGTGTCCCAGAGGGGCGTCATTGGTATGATCCCTGCCCGACTTGTGAGCCCAACAGTAGGTTTCAGCCCTACAACTGAGTTTTGATCCGCTGGACAGATGATGGAGCAGTGAGTTTCAGTCCCAGGAGAGACTGCTGCCATATTTGCAGCAACAGATATTGCACAGCCACTACTTGATCTACATGGTGATCCAGACGGGCAATAAGGATTTTGAAAAGGTAAATGTAATACATTCTTTGGAGGAGCTATTAGATGcttgttattttaaaaattggatAGTTAGTCTTAGGAAGCTCGAAGATGATATATAATACTCTTCCTAGCTTTACCAATAAGAAGACGTATTCAATTCTATACTAATAGTTCTGAAGCATAAAAGATTATCCAGACAAGGAGCTTTAGGCTGGTAATCTGCACAATCTATCGACAAAATATAGTCATCTCCTTTCAGAACTATAGCTTCTTACTCTGTCTAcatttctcaaattatttttcacgTTTTGCTTTCTTGTTAGCTGTAAGTGACACATACGACCAAGGAGTTTCAATCCGGAAACAAAGATTAAGTGATGAAATTAGAACTAGGCTGGAATATCTTTCTCATGTCACATGCAGCTAGCGATAGACCatagattttgaaaaattatctttaaatattttcaagtttcgAATATCTGGTTAAGACCAATATTTATCCAGTTTTGGGGTCAAAGTTTTTAGGTGTAAAATGCATGTGTAAacc belongs to Solanum stenotomum isolate F172 chromosome 1, ASM1918654v1, whole genome shotgun sequence and includes:
- the LOC125842484 gene encoding probable amidase At4g34880, with translation MNVYSLSALLTLTAISLFGWSYIDICHAFSIKEASISDLHLAFSQNQLTSRQLVEFYLGEISRLNPVLKSVIEINPDALLEADRADKERNESASSLSMLRGVPILLKDNIATKDKLNTTAGSFSLLGSVMPRDAGVVTKLRRAGAIVLGKASLSEWAHSRTLKAPNGWSPRGGQGKNPYVLSTDPCGSSSGSAISVAANMVSVSIGTETRGSILCPASSNAVVGIKPTIGLTSRAGVIPVTPRQDTVGPIGRTVADAVHVLDAIVGFDHNDAAATAAAAKFIPRGGYTQFLKVDGLNGKRIGIVRDPFFNFTNNPALAQAFEKHLQTLRLQGAVLVDNVMIANLETILDFNLSGEASAVLAEFKIALNVYLKELIDSPVRSLSDIIIFNQKNPELEMLKEFGQDIFLAAESTNGIGETELKALKNLSRLTRNGFQKLMKKYKLDALVTAGSSVAAVLAIGGFPAISVPAAYDKGVPIGTCFSGLKGSEPKLIEIAYGFEQATLIRKPPTFLP